TTGCGCAAGAATAAACGCGAAAGATCAACAGGCCCTAGTTATATAATTTAACGCTTAATACTGTTTTAACGCCTGCGTTGTTTCGACAATATATTGTTCGAAATGCTGCTCTGATATCTCTTGCTGTATTACAGGTAAGTAATAATTCCCGATAAATCTCATGTCAAAGTAATCTGCTGTTAGTGCAAATGGTTCCACAAAGCAAGATGGTGCTACTTTTTCCGCCCCTGTTGAAATGAGGGCGTTTCGTTTATTTTTTAACGCTCTACCCAGCAGTTTTTCAATGGTGACCAAGTCAGTTAATCGATCAAAAAATACTTTCATTTGCGCTGACATCGCATACCAGTAGATAGGACTCGCATAAATAATGAGATCATACTGACATATTTGTTCAGCTAATTTGAGAAAGTCATCATCTTTATTTTTGTTTTGATAGTCATAATACGAAAATTGATAGTGAGACAAATTAATAATATCAGCAGGGAATGATAATGCTAACGCATTAGCACACTTAACGGTATTGCCATTATCTCGCGACGTTGCCACAATAATAACCGCTTTCATATTGTAACCCCCTGACTGCAATGCGTTGATTCTTGGTATGTATTTCTTTCTTGAGGAATATCGCTCAGGTATTCAACAAATTCAACTTCAAAACCATTAGGATCAACAAAATACGTATTTTTTCGCTGCGGTAATACTTCACCACTTTTTGTTCGTTCAAACCCAGCGGCTTTAAGACGATCAATTAATGCTTCCAGGTTTTGAGTAACAAAAGCAAAATGAGCTAAACCCACGCTATTCCCCTGTAAATCCCGATTGGCCCCTGTACCGCCGTCATTAAACGTTAAATATTGGTAGTCATCGCCAAAATGCAACCATTGCCTCGCGTTGCCATACCAAATTTGCGTATCACGCCCACGTATGCGCCAGTGTGGAAACGCAGCTTGGTAAAATTTCAGCGTTTCAGGAATACTTTTTACTACTAAATTAATATGTTCTAAATGTAGCATTACGCCTCCTTATTGGTTTATTTGATCGCCATCGTGTTATTAATCAAAGCTAAATAGTATGTCAAAAAGGCCGACAAGGGCTTAGTGTCATTGTGATCTGTAAATAGTTGATTTGGCATAGACATTATGCTTACTCCTGTTCTTGTGAATAACAACGCAAGCTTAAAACCTCAAGTTACATTGAGGTAAAGTGTTTTTTTGCTTATAGTGAAATAAAAGAAGGAGCTATTAATGCAAGAAGCAAATTTATCGGTAGGGCGTGTAGCCAAACGAGCGGGTGTTAAGGTATCCACCTTACATTTTTACGAAGCTAAAGGGTTGATAAAAAGTTGGCGAAACAATGGTAACCAACGACGTTATAAACCTGACGTATTAAGACGAATTTCAGTGATCAAAGCGGCACAAAAAATGGGAATTAGTTTAGAGGAAATAAAGCAAGCCTTTGCTGCGTTGCCAAAAAACCGTACGCCTAACACTCAAGATTGGCAACAATTAGCTAGCCAATGGCAGCAAACCTTAAATGAGAGAATTACTTACATGGAAAGGTTGCGAGATTATTTGAGCGGCTGTATTGGTTGTGGGTGTTTATCAATGAACAGCTGCCCGCTTTATAACCCCGAAGACACCTTAGGCGACGCAGGCTCTGGCCCGGTTATTTTAGATAAAAAATAACAAAAATAGAGCCAAAAAGCAGCACAATCATACTTACCGCATAGCACGAAATGCTACTTTACTTTGTGCATATAGCACTATTAACGATTATTTTTAATCAACGCTTCTAACAGTGTTTTGGCTTCAGGTTTTTGCAAAAAGGTTTGTTGGCCATTCACCACTTCAGCTAATATGTTCATAGCTTCTCTATTCCTCTCTAATGAAACTAAGGCTTGCGCTAAATGAAATTTAATATCTGGCCTGTTTTTATCGATCACTAACGCTTTTCGATAATACGGGAGCGCTGCTTGATATTCAGACATAGCATGCAGAACAAGTCCTAAGGTATCTAATGTGTCTGTTTGCTTTGGATTTAACGCTAAAGATTGCTCAGCATACCGTTTCGCTTTTACGTAATCACCAAGTTGGTATGCTGAATATGCCGCATTATTATAAACCGTATGGTCAGGATAATTTGGCATAATCGTTTCGTATGTTATTAAAGCTTGCGTCCAATTAAGCTCTTTAATAAATAGCTCTGCTTGGGTCATCATTAATAATGGATGTTCAGAATGCAGCGCTAAACGACTCTTTAAATAGGTTTGTGCTTGCTCCTTTTTTCCTTGAGCCAGCAATACATGTATTTTGCCTACTTGAGCTTCTGGGTATAGCGCTTCAACTTGGTTAAATTGCGCCATTGCTAAAGATAACTTTTGTTGACTTAATAAGTTTTGACCATAAAGCAACGTAATTTCGTTATGTTCAATTGTTTCTTGGTACCTTTTGATCACCTTAATTGAATCATCAATCCTACCCAGTGTGCGAAAATATCGTGCTAACGCTAGCACCGTTGACTTATCAGAATGCCATGCTATTGCTTTTTGATATTCATTAATGGCGTCTTTCACATTAAAAGATAACGCGTAAATTGTCGCAATTTTAAGATGTAGTGTTGCTTTATCAGCAGAGCTTATCGGTAGTCTTATACCAGTCTTTATTACCTGTAATGCCTCTACTTTTTGCTCTAACCCTAAGTAAAGATCAGCCAATAATAAATACATTGCTATTTCTTTTTGCTGAACTTTCAAAAACGCTTTTGCCACATCTACTGCTTTATCAAGTTGTTTTTGTTCAACTAAAAGAGAAATATAATGTTTTGTGATCTGATAGTTCTCTGGTGCTAGTTGGTACGCCTGTAGTAGTTTCTCTCTGCTTTGTTGCAAGTCATTAAGTTGTCGGTAGAACTTAGCAAGTACAAAAGCGAGTTCTGCATTCGTATTTTTTTGTAATTGCTGCGTTGTAAAGCTAATTGCTTTATCAGTCGCACCACTATGAAATAAGATTTCAGCTTTAGTGGTTATAGCAGGAATGAGCGTTGGTTCTTTAGCAAGCGACTGTTCAACAAATCTTAACGCTTCATCTCTATGATTTAATGCAAGATGAATTAACCCGTGTTGATATAAAGCTTCTGCTGTAGGTTTTTTCTCCACTATTTTATTGGAAATAATTAATGCTTGTTCAAACTTATGTTGAGCTACTAACGATTCAAACAAAACAGGTTCAAGAATCGCGATACTTTCCGCATCTTTATATTGTTCATTTATCGCAATATTAAGTAATTCTTCAGCTTGTTGAGGTTGCTCATTTACAATTAAAGCCTTTGCGATTTGCACATCAAAAAGCGGGGTATTGCTGGCTAATGATTTTGCTTGCTTAAAATAAAAAAGTGCTTTTTCTTTGTTTTCTAAAATAAGGTATGTTGTACCTAATAAAGAATGAATAGCGGCGTCTTCAGGGTATTCAAGATTTGCTTTTTTTAGTGTACTAAGCGCTGTCATGTAATTACCAAGACCAAAATCTATCGAAGCACTTAGCCTTAAAGCACGGTAACTCATTTCATCCACCATCAAAAACTGTTGTAGATAACCTTTAGCTACCGCTAAATTGCCTTGTAAAAATGCTGTATAACCCGCTAAATAATAGTAACTAGGAAACTGTTCTAAGGCTTTATCGTCTAAATTCTCCAGAATTTGTGAAATATTATTTAAAACATTATTAGCAGTACTGGTCTTCTGCTGCTGAGCAACAACAATCGCCTTTAGAAATAATGCTCTAGGTTCATTAGCAACTTGATTAAGGATCTGTTCTAAATCTTCATCAGCAGCCACAAAATTGTGCAGTTCTACAAAAATACTTGCACGCAAAAATAAACTAGACAAATCCTGAGAATATTCAGCTAATGCTTTATTAACAAACGACAATGCCTGATCCAATTTACCTTGTTGATAAAGTATATTCGCCTTCATTACATAAGCCTTTAACGGCGGAAAATAACTTGATAACACATCGTCAAGCAAGCTAACCGCTCTAGCAGCATTATGCTCAATCAAGTTGACCTGCGCTAAACCAAGCTTAGCGTACAAATTACCTGGGTTTTTAGAAAGTGCTTGTTTGAAGGTTTTTCTAGCGATTTTATGATGTCCTAAGCCAATTTGAGCGAGACCTTGCTCAACATAAAATTTCTCAGAAACATCAACACTATTTTCAAGAGTTTCCAACACTTGTAAGCTCTTATTATATTGGCCTTGAAGAGTATATGCCTTGGCATACATCAATGTTAGTTCAGCGTTATTTAGACCCATACGTTGAGCATCTTTTAATTCAGTCTCGGCTAAATGACCTTTACCTTGCGCTAAATACACTTTTATCAATAAAAGCTTAGCCGCCATATGTTCTTTGTTTTCGAGCAGCAAGTTTTTAAGGTAAATTTCAGCATTGTTGTATTGATGTGTTTGATAAGACTTTTCAGCCGCTTCATAGTTTGAGTCAGAACCTTGAGCTTTATCTGTACCCAAAAAAAGCCACAAAAATAAAGCTGACAAAAGAATATAAGGAGAGCGCATATCATCCTTGTTGTATAGGATTAAACTTACTATTTAGCATATATTAATTTAGCTATCGATTGTCAGCATTTTTTACGTTTTTATACTGTTCATTTTCAACGAACTCACCAAGGGACTGTTTTTGTTAACAAAAAATAACAAGGCACTTTTCTTGCATTTATGTACAATATAATGATGACGTTGTTGTCATACCTATATTTGGAACTAATTATGAATGTTTTAAAAATTGTCGGCGCCTCCTTATTGATCGCATTATTCTCTTCTTCTAGTGCAGTAGCAGGATTAACCACGGTTGCCACCTTTATTGATGCAAAAAATGACTGTAAAGGTTTTTTTGATAACACTTCAAGTATTGGCATTAGTAATACAAGCGGCAATGGCTTTGGTAATTGCCAAATTTATTCGCAAGACGAAAATGGTGTAAAGCACAACATGGCTTGGGTTTTAGCCAAATTCGATGGTGAAAGTCGAGATTTTGAGGAAGGAAATAAATTTAAATCTGATACTCGAAGAGCGAACTGGAACTTCCAAAACAGGCCTCGCAAACGTAAACCTGGAAATGGCTCAAGCGGTACTTGGAATTTTGATAACGATAAAGTCGATATATTTTATTGGCTAGCAAAAGCAGGTACAGGTTTTAACCTTTTTTGGACTGTTGACGACAGCACTATTAATTCTGGAATATGTACCCCTTTTAATGGCACAAATGCTTCGGTATTTTCAACAAATCTCAATTTAGATTGTATGAGTGCTGCTGTAGCTGTTAACGAAGGTGTTTATTTAACGCCAAGTGAAAAAGGGTTATCACACCTCACTTTCTTTGGAAACACTTCCACGGTACCTGTGGTAGTACAAGTTTCAGAGCCCGGTATACTGCTAATATTTAGTTTAGGAATTACAGGGTTATTTTTTGCTCGAAGACAGCGAAAATAATTCTAATATCGCTTAATATCCCTTTATATTCTCGTTTAAAAAATGCTCAACAACCTGTTGGGCATTTTATTTGGCCGTTTGTGTATAAAATTCAGCGATGTATTTACCGCCTTTTATTTCGCCAATAAACCGTAATTTTAGTTTGTCACCTTTGTTAGGTATCAACGCACCTATATCCGTTTCGCGTTTCCAATAATAAGGCGTTTCTTTCATGCCTAATTGGTAGCCTGTGGGGTTATTCGCTTTATCCACCGTAAAGAGTGTTGCGGTATCAAGTGGAAACGTAGAATTTACCGTGGTAGTACCGTTATCATGCATAACGTTGATTTCAAACTCGCCTGATTGCAACACACACTTTTGATTTATCACATCACAATGGCCAAAAGGCTGCATTTGGTACAAGCGTAGATCACTCGCTTGATCTTCTAAATACAAATCTGATAACACATAACCACCTAATATAAGAAAGGGAGCCAGTAAAATGGCAAGTTTGGTGTGACGGTTCATCCATTCATCCTATTTTTATATATAAAATTTGTGTTAATACAACCTAATAATGTCCCTAGTATTAGCACAAATATTCTAACAATTTAACGAAATAGAAAAGCTTCTACCCATACAAGTAGAAGCTTTTGATTAATGCGCGAGCATTTAATTAATGGTCATGAGCTGCCGAAATACCACCATGCGGCGTACGGAAGTTGGTAACCAAGTCTTGAATTTCTTGTGGTGCTGGACCTGTCGCTTTAAGCACGATAAACGCCACGGTAAAGTTAACTAATGCACCTACAGAACCAAAAGCATTAGGTGAAATACCGAAGAACCAGTTTGGTTCCATGTCTCCTAAGAAAGCACTTGGAGCATAAAACATAATACCTTTGTGCTGGAATACATAAAGCATAGTGACACCGATACCCGCACACATGCCAGCTATCGCTGCTTTACTGTTCATTTTCTTAGAGAAAATACCCATCATTAGCGCTGGGAAAATACTTGATGCCGCCAAACCAAAGGCTAACGCCACCGTTCCCGCGGCAAATCCAGGTGGATTCAACCCGAGATAACCGGCCACTATTATGGACAAGGTCATCACTATTCGGCTTGCTAACAGCTCATTTTTCTCTGACATGTCAGGCACGAGCACCCCTTTCATCAAGTCATGAGATATCGCCGACGATATTGCCAATAACAAACCAGCGGCGGTAGACAGTGCCGCCGCTAAACCACCGGCAGCAACAAGTGCAATCACCCAATTAGGTAAGTTTGCAATAGCAGGGTTAGCCAAAACCATAATGTCTTGGTCAACTTTTACCATTTCATTGGTTGTTTTGTCTGCCGTATATTGCACTTTACCGTCGCCATTCTTATCTTCAAACTTCAATAGACCGGTTTTTTCCCAATCTTTAAACCATTGAGGGCGCTCAGCATATTCAAGATTTTGTCCTGCTGCGGGCTCAATAGTATTCATTAAGTTAAAACGTGCCATTGCGCCAACTGCCGGCGCAACTGTGTAAAGTAACGCGATAAATACAAGTGCATAACCTGCTGACTGACGTGCCGCTTTTACTGAAGGTACCGTAAAGAAACGCATAATTACGTGTGGTAAGCCTGCCGTGCCAATCATTAACGACAAGGTATAAGCAATCATTTCTGTGTAACCGCTCATATTGGCCGTTGTATACTCTTTAAATCCTAGGTCAGTGACCACCATATCCAACTTATCGAGCAAGTAAACGCCACTGCCATCTGATAAGGTTGAGCCTAAGCCGAGTTGTGGAATTGGATTACCCGTTAATTGTAATGAGATGAAGATTGCTGGAATGGTATATGCGGTGATCAACACCACGTATTGGGCGATCTGCGTATAAGTAATGCCTTTCATACCACCTAAAGTGGTGTAAACAAATACCACAAACATACCAATGTATAGGCCAGTGTCATATTCTACTTCTAAAAAGCGAGAGAACGCTACACCAACACCTTTCATTTGGCCGATTATGTAAGTTAAAGAAGCTATGATCAAACAAACTACCGCTACAATACGCGCTGTACGTGAATAAAACCTATCACCAATAAACTCTGGTACGGTAAATTTACCATGTTTACGCATATACGGCGCTAAACACAGCGCTAGTAATACGTAACCACCCGTCCAGCCCATAAGAAATACCGAACCACCGTAACCTAAAAAGGCAATTAAGCCAGCCATAGAGATGAACGATGCAGCACTCATCCAGTCAGCACCAATTGCCATACCGTTTTGTAGTGGCGTAATACCGCCGCCTGCTGCGTAAAATTCACTCGTAGAACCTGCTCGAGCCCACCAAGCAATTAAAAAATATAAACCGAAGGTGCCACCTACTGCGATCCATGTATAGAGTTTTAACTCATCCATTACGCGTCCTCCACATTATATTTTTTATCAAGGTCGTTCATTTTCTTACCGTACCAGAAAATGAGACCAACGAAGGTATAGATAGAGCCTTGTTGTGCAAACCAGAAACCCAGTTTGTAACCACCTAGACGAATGGTATTCAATGGCTCAACCAATATTAAGCCGAATCCGAATGACACCACGAACCAGATAGCAAGACAGATAAAAATCAGGCGCAGATTTTCTGCCCAATATGAATTTTTGTCTTCCATTGTTTTCTCCTAGCATTGAGCTTTAGAGCCCATTATTAATGCGCATTTTTTAATTTTTTTGCGCTTTTAATACCTGTTGTTTTTATCGTTAGTTTTATAATGCTTCTTACTTTATAAATAGAAATGACACAATAAAACTAAACTAAGATACACACTAACAAGGTTTTTTTTGCCGAGGTATTACACTTTAGTCTAGGGGGTGACGATCTTAGTTGACCAAACACCTAAAAATGCACTACAACAGACTAAGATTTCACATGATGATTTTATATAGGGAACAATCATGGATAATGAAATAGCCGAAGTTCGTGACTTTATTCAAGCCATTCCTCCTTTTGATCAACTACCATTAAACAAAATTCAATCATTAATAAGCGCTATTCGAATTTGTTACATCAAACAGAAGCAAACACTTCCACCAAGCCAGTGTGAGCAAAATTCACTGTTCATTATTCGCAAAGGTGCTCTTGCATATTTCGATAAAAATAATGAATTAACTGGAAAATATTGTGAAGGCGATATATGCACTGCTTTTTGCCAAACAAAAAATAGCAAAGACATAACAGTAAAAACCGAAGAAGATACGCTTGCGTACTGTATTCAATATCAAACATTGCAAGAAATTATTCGCCAATACCCTGCGGTGATTAATTTTTTTCAAGATAGCTCGGCACAAAGATTAAAGAGTAAGATGTCACAACTCAATGAGGATGCTATTTTAACATCATCGTTAATGAACACTGATATCAGCCAGTTTTACCACAGCCCGGTAGCCACTATTACGGAAAACACATCAATTCAACAAGCGGCAATTGAAATGACTACGTTAGGTTTTTCATGTTTGGTTGTTACTTCCAACGATACTGATCGCGTGCCAGTTGGTATAGTGACCGATAAAGATTTACGACAACGATGTATTGCTAAAGGGTTAAATTTTTCATTGCCTGTTAGTGAAGTAATGACCAAAAACATGTTGACGATTAATGAAGGAAGTCGCGCTTATGATGCGCTTATGTTGATGACGGCTAAACGCATTCATCATTTACCCGTTTTACAACATCATAAACTCGTAGCCATGGTGACTATTACAGACTTAATGAACCATGAAAGTCAAAATGCCGTTAACTTAACTCACCTTATTCGTAAAGCAAGTTCATTAGAAGAATTAACACAAATTAGTAAATTGTTACCTAAGCTACAAATTAAAATGGCCAAGCTAGGCACCACAGCAGATCATGTAGGAAAAAGCATCAGCGCGATCACATCAGCTTTTACCATAAGGTTAATAGAGCTGGCTGAGCAGCAACTAGGTAAAGCTCCTGTCAGCTTTGCTTGGTTAGCAGCAGGTTCACAAGCTCGAGAAGAGCAATTTGCCCATTCCGATCAAGACAATGCATTAATTATCAGTAATGACATGAAACCAGAACACGACCAGTGGTTTTTAGCTTTAGCCACGTTTGTTTCTGATGGACTAGCTACTTGTGGCTTTATTTATTGCCCAGGCGACATTATGGCGACCAATCAGCAATGGCGTCAAACTCAAAAAGTTTGGCATGAATATTTCAATAATTGGGTGAATACTCCTAGCCCTCAAGCGCTACTAAATAGTAGTGTTTTTTTCGATTTAACCACGGTTCACGGCAATGAAGAATTATTAAACGAGGTAAGAACACAGCTGTTAACTAAAACGAAAAAAAGCACACTTTTTCTCGCGCATTTATCAAAAAATGCACTGTTAAATAGACCACCATTAGGATTTTTTAGGGACTTTGTATTAATAAAAGACGGAGAAAACAAACGCGTACTAGATTTAAAACACAATGGTATCGCTCCAATTGTTGATTTGGCGCGAATTTACGCATTAAGCCAAGGTATTACGGCAACCAATACCATTGAACGCCTTAAACAAACGGCTGGCACACCTGCCTTAACGAAATCTTCTGCAGCGAATTTAATCGACGCTTTTGAGTTTTTGTCATTATTACGAATGGAGCATCAAGCTAAAAAGCTGGCAGCTAACTGTCAAGCTGACAATTTTTTAGCGCCAAAAGATATCTCAAAATTAGAGCGAGAGCATTTAAAAGACGCTTTTAAAGTGATTAAAACATTGCAAGACGCTAGACAGTCGAGTTATTAATCTCATGTGGCGTCATCAGTTTTTATTCAATTGGTATTTTGGTTTAGAGATAGCACGGAAAAAAGCCTTTTTATCGGCACCCGCTGGCCCATTAAAAGACTACCTTTCAGTTCCATTTCCTGCACTAGATACACCTGTAAATGCGCTCAACGTAATTGCGCTTGATTTTGAAACCACAGGCCTTAATGCAGTAAAAGACAAACTATTAAGTGTTGGACATGTAGAAATCAATCAACAACAAATTTTGCTCGGTAGCAGTTACCACCAAATTATCAACACGCAGCGTGAATTAGTCGCTGACAATGTAGTGATCCATCAAATAACCGATCAACAACAACAACAGGGGAAGCCTTTAGCACAGGTCATTGAGCAACTGTTAAGTACCATTGCTGGCAAACCACTGTTAGTACACTATGCTCGCATCGAAAAACAATTTTTACAACAAGCCTGCCTGGCGCTTTATGGTATGGCTCCTCCTTTGCCAATTATAGATACATTATTATTAGCCAAAAGGCGCTTAGATAAACGCGATGTAGCATACGACCCATCAGAACTCAGATTAAGTGCGCTACGAAAACACTACCATTTACCTCACTATCAAGCACACAATGCTCTAAGTGATGCCATAGCCACAGCAGAACTATTTTTAGCTGAAAGCCAACATCATTATGCTCACGCTACACTTAAAGATGTATTGAGCTAGCTTATACATATTTTAAAATATTTGTAATAACGCTGTTTAACAAAATAGATCAGCTATACTTACGTGAAAACACCAATATGAGACAAGGATTTGAAGCATCGTTGGCGTACAGCCGTTATGGTAATTGCAGCACTAGGATGTGTATTTATACTGCTATTGAAGTACATAGATAATAACAATGTCACTCAACAACACTCCGTAAACGTCGCTGTTTCCCTAACACCACTATCAGCACCATTTTATGTTGCTAAGGCTATCGACGCCTTTGATAAACAGTGTAATTCCGTTAACTTTGTAGATGTTGTGGGTGGGAAGCGTGCTTTTGATCTAGTATCATCAGGGCACGTTGAGTATGCCACCTCATCCGATTCTGTTATTGCCTATCAAAGTTTACACCACACACCATTAGTTACTCATGCTATGTTTGTACAATCAGATAACGACATTAAGCTACTCAGTAATAAAGCGGCATATATCCGAGATATTAAACACTTAGCAGGTAAAAAAGTCGGTGTTACGTTAGGAACGGCAGGCGAATACTTTCTCACGGCTTTGCTCGCACTAGAAGGGTTAACACTTGAAGATATCATGGTAAAGAATTATTTACCTGACGACCTGCACAGCGCAATATTAGCCGAACAAGTTGATGCTATTGTTTCTTGGGAGCCCTATGCCTTTCAAACAATCCAAATCATGGGCGAAGATATTAAATTACATCAAACAAAAAACTTAAATTCGTTAAGCTTTAATCTTATTTCTACTAATAGGCAAGCAGAAGATATTACAACTACACGCTGTTTATTAGCCGGGTTAATTAAAGCTACAGAGTTTATCGCCATTCAACCTAAAAAAGCCAAAGCAATTGTTAAAAATAAACTAAACGTTGAACAAGCTTTTATCGATTGGGTATGGCGCGATTATATTTTCAAAGTTGGCTTAGACAATTCGTTATTATTAAGTATTGAGGCGCAAGCAATGTGGGCATTTGAGCAACACTTATTATCATCCAAAGACACGGAACCTTTGACCGCTCATAACCAGTATAAAAGTTATATTGATGTAAGAGCGTTGTCACAAATAAACCCTCAGTTAGTTAACATTTATTTTTAACAGGTAACACATGACAACAGCATTAATACAACGTGTTTCATATTTCGCCATAGGGTGTTGTTTTGTCTTTTTTCTTATTATCTTTAGCGTACTTTTTGCTTATCAAAGCATTACTTTAGCAGCCCAAAGAGAAGCCTTTGCTCAACGTATTGAAAGTCATACAGATATCCTTAAGCAAGTCATTTTAAGTAAACAATTATTTGTTAAAAATAACGATATTGACGAGTGGCTAAATTACCATAATCAATTAGAAGAAATACTCAGTACAGCGCCAGAAATGACCGCGAAACAACAAGTTATATTGAACAGCATTCAAAGCCGGAACCTAAACCTCAAAGCATTATTCGAAAAACAAACACAAGAGCAGTTTAATAATGCTAACAAAATTCTACAGAACCATTTTAACGCAAGATTATTAACCCAGCTTGAATCTATTCGAGCAGATGCCGTTAATTTGTCAGTAGATGTTCAAGAAAATATCCGCGACACCGTTGAACATAAGTTCATGCTCATAGCAATTGTACTGTTATTATCATTAAGTACATTAACATTTACCGCGATAAAACTTCGGCGCATTCTAAAAACATCCCTTACGGAAGTAGACAGCGCCATAACACATAATGCTACCGATGACTTTCAAAAAATTGAGTTAACTTACCCTTCTGAAGAATTTGAGAGTATCGTACAGCACTTTCAAGAAATGAATAAAAAACTGCAAGAAAACAGTATTTCCATTGATGCCATGCAACAAATTATTGCAAAAAGAACCGAAGTATTGGAAGAGATGACCCGAACCGATCCGCTCACAAAAGTGGCAAATCGGCGTGCTATTTATGAGCGCGGGGCATTAGAATATTCTCGCAGTAAGCGCGCTTCTTTAGCACTAACCGTTATGCTTTTTGATTGTGATTTCTTTAAAAAAGTCAATGATGAATACGGTCACTTTTGCGGTGATGAATTACTTAAACATCTATGCCATGTTTGCCAATCAGAAATTCGAGTCGTGGATTTTCTAGGGCGATATGGCGGAGAAGAATTTATTGTTATCCTGCCAAATTGCGATAACAGCGGGGGTATTGAAACGGCAAAGCGAATTCAACAACAGCTTGCTATTCAACCATTAGTGTTTAAAGGGCAAGAAGTTTTTGTCACACTGAGTATTGGTATCTGTTCGTTAACTTCAAACCATAAAGACTTCGAACAACTGGTCAATGATGCAGATCAAGCCATGTATCGTGCAAAGCATAATGGCCGAGATCGTATCGAAGTGTTTGCCGCTTAAACGTATTACTCACTAACTTAACTCTTGCTCGCTATTCATCACAATACGCAATGTTTGATTGATGTCATTTACTTGACCATTAACATCTTTCACAATTTTGTCTGCAAGTGTTCGAGAATGCATTACTTCATTTTGCACACTTTCCATCGCTTGTTCAAATTCAACAA
The Thalassotalea hakodatensis genome window above contains:
- the prsT gene encoding XrtA/PEP-CTERM system TPR-repeat protein PrsT; its protein translation is MRSPYILLSALFLWLFLGTDKAQGSDSNYEAAEKSYQTHQYNNAEIYLKNLLLENKEHMAAKLLLIKVYLAQGKGHLAETELKDAQRMGLNNAELTLMYAKAYTLQGQYNKSLQVLETLENSVDVSEKFYVEQGLAQIGLGHHKIARKTFKQALSKNPGNLYAKLGLAQVNLIEHNAARAVSLLDDVLSSYFPPLKAYVMKANILYQQGKLDQALSFVNKALAEYSQDLSSLFLRASIFVELHNFVAADEDLEQILNQVANEPRALFLKAIVVAQQQKTSTANNVLNNISQILENLDDKALEQFPSYYYLAGYTAFLQGNLAVAKGYLQQFLMVDEMSYRALRLSASIDFGLGNYMTALSTLKKANLEYPEDAAIHSLLGTTYLILENKEKALFYFKQAKSLASNTPLFDVQIAKALIVNEQPQQAEELLNIAINEQYKDAESIAILEPVLFESLVAQHKFEQALIISNKIVEKKPTAEALYQHGLIHLALNHRDEALRFVEQSLAKEPTLIPAITTKAEILFHSGATDKAISFTTQQLQKNTNAELAFVLAKFYRQLNDLQQSREKLLQAYQLAPENYQITKHYISLLVEQKQLDKAVDVAKAFLKVQQKEIAMYLLLADLYLGLEQKVEALQVIKTGIRLPISSADKATLHLKIATIYALSFNVKDAINEYQKAIAWHSDKSTVLALARYFRTLGRIDDSIKVIKRYQETIEHNEITLLYGQNLLSQQKLSLAMAQFNQVEALYPEAQVGKIHVLLAQGKKEQAQTYLKSRLALHSEHPLLMMTQAELFIKELNWTQALITYETIMPNYPDHTVYNNAAYSAYQLGDYVKAKRYAEQSLALNPKQTDTLDTLGLVLHAMSEYQAALPYYRKALVIDKNRPDIKFHLAQALVSLERNREAMNILAEVVNGQQTFLQKPEAKTLLEALIKNNR
- a CDS encoding PEP-CTERM sorting domain-containing protein (PEP-CTERM proteins occur, often in large numbers, in the proteomes of bacteria that also encode an exosortase, a predicted intramembrane cysteine proteinase. The presence of a PEP-CTERM domain at a protein's C-terminus predicts cleavage within the sorting domain, followed by covalent anchoring to some some component of the (usually Gram-negative) cell surface. Many PEP-CTERM proteins exhibit an unusual sequence composition that includes large numbers of potential glycosylation sites. Expression of one such protein has been shown restore the ability of a bacterium to form floc, a type of biofilm.) translates to MNVLKIVGASLLIALFSSSSAVAGLTTVATFIDAKNDCKGFFDNTSSIGISNTSGNGFGNCQIYSQDENGVKHNMAWVLAKFDGESRDFEEGNKFKSDTRRANWNFQNRPRKRKPGNGSSGTWNFDNDKVDIFYWLAKAGTGFNLFWTVDDSTINSGICTPFNGTNASVFSTNLNLDCMSAAVAVNEGVYLTPSEKGLSHLTFFGNTSTVPVVVQVSEPGILLIFSLGITGLFFARRQRK
- a CDS encoding VOC family protein, with translation MLHLEHINLVVKSIPETLKFYQAAFPHWRIRGRDTQIWYGNARQWLHFGDDYQYLTFNDGGTGANRDLQGNSVGLAHFAFVTQNLEALIDRLKAAGFERTKSGEVLPQRKNTYFVDPNGFEVEFVEYLSDIPQERNTYQESTHCSQGVTI
- a CDS encoding flavodoxin family protein, encoding MKAVIIVATSRDNGNTVKCANALALSFPADIINLSHYQFSYYDYQNKNKDDDFLKLAEQICQYDLIIYASPIYWYAMSAQMKVFFDRLTDLVTIEKLLGRALKNKRNALISTGAEKVAPSCFVEPFALTADYFDMRFIGNYYLPVIQQEISEQHFEQYIVETTQALKQY
- the soxR gene encoding redox-sensitive transcriptional activator SoxR yields the protein MQEANLSVGRVAKRAGVKVSTLHFYEAKGLIKSWRNNGNQRRYKPDVLRRISVIKAAQKMGISLEEIKQAFAALPKNRTPNTQDWQQLASQWQQTLNERITYMERLRDYLSGCIGCGCLSMNSCPLYNPEDTLGDAGSGPVILDKK